One part of the Bacteroidia bacterium genome encodes these proteins:
- a CDS encoding DUF3570 domain-containing protein, protein MKRYLYFFFPLLFLSTYSLHAQVKKDSTLQLKEGDVDVNFLFNYYKQEGIHAAVTGGEGTEELEDQDISMIVKVPLDSITNLDVKAGFNHYSSASTDRIDSRLSTASAKDNRVQIQMGYERLMPAKRQSWGISLGGSLESDYFSSSITAAYSWDSKDGNRQINLQLQAFLDTWVVIFPEELRVPGLAEVPTDKRRSFNLSISWAQVINQRLQIALASDIVYQRGLLSTPFHRVYFRGVTLPRIESLPTSRLKVPLSIRANYFLSDFFILRSYYRFYYDDFEIMAHTASIELPIKLGNTFSIYPHYRYHTQTAANWFAPFAEHIETESFYTSDYDLSAFNSHNYGVGLSFAPIYGISRFRVNSRGRLGFFKSVDLRFSRYQRSDGLSAFSLGLDFAFRL, encoded by the coding sequence TCTTCTTCCCTCTCCTCTTTTTGAGCACATATTCACTCCATGCTCAAGTCAAAAAGGATTCAACACTCCAACTTAAAGAGGGAGATGTGGATGTTAATTTTCTTTTCAATTACTATAAACAAGAAGGGATACATGCAGCCGTAACTGGTGGGGAAGGAACAGAAGAGCTGGAGGACCAGGATATTAGCATGATCGTAAAAGTTCCACTTGACAGCATTACAAATCTGGATGTAAAAGCCGGTTTCAATCATTACTCTTCCGCCTCTACAGATCGGATCGACAGTCGCCTTTCTACCGCTTCTGCCAAAGACAATCGGGTTCAGATACAAATGGGCTACGAAAGATTGATGCCCGCCAAAAGACAAAGCTGGGGAATCAGCCTGGGAGGTTCTTTGGAATCCGACTATTTCTCCTCCTCAATAACAGCTGCTTATTCCTGGGATTCCAAAGACGGAAATCGACAAATCAACTTACAATTACAGGCATTCCTTGATACCTGGGTAGTCATATTTCCAGAGGAGTTAAGAGTACCGGGATTAGCAGAAGTTCCCACAGACAAAAGAAGATCTTTTAATCTTTCTATAAGCTGGGCACAGGTCATCAATCAACGCTTACAAATTGCCCTTGCCAGTGATATCGTTTATCAACGAGGCTTACTTTCAACACCTTTTCATCGTGTGTATTTTCGGGGAGTTACTTTACCGCGGATTGAAAGCCTGCCAACTAGCAGATTGAAAGTACCACTGAGCATACGGGCCAATTACTTCCTCTCGGATTTCTTCATCCTGCGTTCCTACTATCGCTTTTACTATGATGATTTCGAGATCATGGCGCATACCGCGAGCATCGAACTGCCCATCAAACTGGGGAACACCTTTTCTATATATCCCCACTACCGATATCACACCCAAACTGCAGCCAACTGGTTTGCTCCTTTTGCGGAACATATTGAAACCGAAAGCTTTTATACCTCCGATTATGATCTCTCTGCATTCAATAGTCATAACTATGGAGTAGGCCTTAGTTTTGCCCCCATATATGGCATCAGCAGATTCAGGGTAAATTCCCGTGGCAGGCTGGGATTTTTCAAAAGTGTGGACCTCCGATTTAGCCGCTATCAAAGAAGCGATGGCCTCTCTGCCTTTAGCTTAGGCCTGGACTTTGCATTTCGCTTATAA
- a CDS encoding glycerol acyltransferase: MRNSVLSFEEIRPYRDEEVKAVMARLSQKHSFKILLQYFFPGQSIEDIEKGLQEVESSADFQDKYISKAILRMKEESTRELSHEGFEHIDKNQSYFYISNHRDIILDPGFLNFLFHREGFETTQNAIGDNLLVSGLVTDLMKMNKSFIVHRSVERKDMLSFSKRLSAYVYEVLESGQSIWMAQRSGRAKDGNDHTNPALLKMLNLSGAGEIDENFRQLNLVPMAISYEFEPCDMLKAEELVHQRMGLPYQKDDKVAMIRGIRDPKGRVHLKLGKSIGEKIRHIPKGGRINDYFKALANLLDREIWTLYKLWPNNFIAYDLLEGKDQFWNFYTKEEKQIFLDYMENKLKGIKGDSKMLKEQFLLIYANPLRNKLDADLGLY, translated from the coding sequence ATGCGTAATTCAGTGCTCAGTTTTGAGGAGATAAGACCTTATCGGGATGAAGAAGTAAAAGCCGTAATGGCGAGATTATCCCAAAAACATTCATTTAAAATCCTACTTCAATACTTTTTCCCTGGACAAAGTATAGAGGATATTGAAAAGGGACTTCAGGAAGTGGAAAGCTCTGCCGATTTTCAGGATAAATACATCAGCAAAGCGATCCTTCGGATGAAGGAAGAAAGCACCAGAGAATTGAGCCATGAAGGCTTCGAGCATATCGACAAAAACCAGAGCTATTTTTACATTTCCAATCACAGAGATATTATCCTGGATCCGGGATTTCTCAACTTTCTCTTCCACAGAGAAGGATTTGAAACTACCCAAAATGCCATAGGGGACAATCTCCTGGTATCGGGTCTGGTTACTGATTTGATGAAAATGAACAAAAGTTTCATCGTTCATCGATCTGTGGAAAGAAAAGATATGCTTTCATTTTCCAAGCGGCTTTCTGCTTATGTCTATGAGGTGCTCGAAAGTGGACAAAGTATCTGGATGGCTCAAAGAAGCGGCCGGGCAAAAGATGGAAACGACCATACAAATCCAGCATTATTGAAAATGCTCAACCTTAGCGGAGCAGGAGAAATAGACGAGAATTTTCGTCAACTCAATTTGGTCCCTATGGCGATTTCCTATGAGTTTGAGCCTTGTGATATGCTAAAGGCAGAAGAACTAGTTCATCAGCGTATGGGGCTTCCCTATCAGAAGGATGATAAAGTAGCCATGATTCGAGGCATCCGTGATCCCAAAGGCAGGGTTCACCTCAAACTTGGCAAATCTATCGGAGAGAAAATTCGCCATATTCCCAAAGGAGGAAGGATCAATGACTATTTCAAAGCCCTCGCCAATCTCCTGGACAGAGAAATCTGGACCTTGTATAAACTTTGGCCCAATAACTTTATCGCCTATGATCTCCTCGAAGGCAAAGATCAGTTTTGGAACTTCTATACAAAGGAAGAAAAACAGATTTTCCTCGACTACATGGAGAATAAGTTGAAGGGAATTAAAGGAGATTCTAAAATGCTCAAAGAGCAATTTTTACTTATCTACGCCAATCCCCTTCGGAATAAACTGGATGCTGACTTAGGACTTTATTAA
- a CDS encoding bifunctional metallophosphatase/5'-nucleotidase: MRTNRQLFILLLLTSLLLISACNRKIAKALKGDDDKIEIAIIQLNDVYEISGVDGGKAGNLARVAAFADSIRNKYPANLMMLAGDFLNPSLINTMKYEGERIRGKQMIEVLNAMDMDVVAFGNHEFDFDYEDLQARINESNFDWVATNIQLKQGKSIQDFYRENEQGKSTIPTTQTYMLSDADGTKIDLGVFSATIDSNPRDYVNYLDADSCAHLAINKLKEDHEIILGLTHLSLPEDIALAKAEQDVDLIIGGHEHDYRFEEVGEVRIAKADANAKTLYLHILSYDKKTKQLEIQSDLIPVDGRMNKSPEVAAIIDKWDKILNQEITQVIADPYAVVYKSRQVLDGRESSIRHKQGRMGELLTKSMMAAVKQYPDIGMLNSGSIRIDDELEGDILGIDIFRTLPFGGSIIEVDMKGSLLFGVLRYSENHKGTGAYLQYSGLAKSGEDWQVNGSPLDHDKYYRVVMNDFLLMGYDIPFLKEDNKGIRNISKPGKDDKKDIRTDIRAVVIDYLKKLK, translated from the coding sequence ATGAGGACTAATCGACAACTCTTTATTCTACTATTGCTCACCTCCTTATTACTTATTTCGGCCTGTAATCGAAAAATAGCTAAAGCCCTCAAAGGCGATGACGACAAAATCGAAATAGCTATTATCCAACTAAATGATGTCTACGAAATATCAGGAGTTGATGGCGGTAAGGCTGGAAACCTGGCCCGCGTGGCAGCTTTCGCAGACAGTATCCGAAACAAATATCCGGCAAATCTGATGATGCTGGCAGGGGATTTTCTAAATCCTTCTTTGATAAATACAATGAAATACGAGGGAGAGCGGATACGGGGAAAGCAAATGATCGAAGTACTCAATGCCATGGATATGGATGTAGTGGCCTTTGGAAATCATGAATTTGATTTTGACTATGAAGACCTGCAGGCGAGAATCAATGAATCGAACTTTGATTGGGTCGCTACGAATATTCAGTTAAAACAAGGGAAGAGTATTCAGGATTTTTATCGAGAAAATGAACAGGGCAAATCAACTATTCCAACTACTCAAACCTATATGTTAAGCGATGCTGATGGAACGAAAATCGACCTGGGTGTTTTCTCAGCAACCATCGATTCTAATCCCAGAGATTATGTGAACTATCTGGATGCCGATTCTTGTGCACATTTGGCCATCAATAAACTTAAAGAGGATCACGAAATCATTCTGGGGCTGACCCACCTAAGTTTGCCTGAGGATATTGCCTTGGCGAAAGCAGAACAGGATGTTGACCTCATCATTGGAGGACATGAACATGATTATCGCTTTGAGGAAGTTGGAGAAGTACGCATAGCAAAAGCAGATGCTAATGCCAAGACGCTTTATTTGCACATTCTTTCCTATGACAAGAAAACTAAGCAGTTGGAGATACAATCAGACCTTATTCCGGTAGATGGTCGGATGAATAAATCTCCAGAAGTAGCTGCGATTATAGATAAATGGGACAAAATTCTGAATCAGGAGATAACGCAGGTGATTGCCGATCCCTATGCAGTTGTCTACAAAAGTCGCCAGGTGCTGGATGGAAGAGAGAGTAGTATTCGTCATAAACAGGGACGAATGGGAGAACTTCTTACCAAATCCATGATGGCTGCAGTAAAACAGTATCCCGATATAGGTATGCTCAATAGCGGTTCGATTCGGATTGATGACGAATTGGAAGGAGATATCCTCGGCATAGATATTTTCAGAACCCTGCCCTTTGGAGGTTCTATCATTGAGGTGGATATGAAAGGGAGCTTACTTTTTGGGGTGCTCAGATATAGTGAAAACCATAAAGGGACGGGAGCCTATCTTCAGTATAGTGGTTTGGCTAAAAGTGGCGAAGATTGGCAGGTAAATGGAAGCCCGCTGGATCATGATAAATACTATCGGGTAGTGATGAACGATTTCCTGTTAATGGGATATGATATTCCTTTCCTGAAAGAGGATAACAAAGGCATCCGCAACATTTCCAAACCTGGCAAAGATGATAAAAAGGATATTCGCACAGATATCCGCGCAGTCGTGATAGACTACCTGAAGAAGTTGAAATAG
- a CDS encoding DUF6503 family protein produces the protein MNYHLFICLSIISLALFSCGEGPTSNTQQMPSAQELIDKAISLHGGELYDYSDISLSFRNKNYRSQREGGKFHYERSFEEEGAQYVDLMNSDSFERKINGEVVAVPDTMVRKYRNSINSVWYFALLPYKLNDAAVHKKYLGLSEIEGKSYHKVEVTFQEEGGGEDHQDIFVYFIDTQSGTMDHLAYSYETDGGGLRFRKGYNFREVNGMRFADYVNFKGDPKKDVRDIDKAYFNQELDTLSLIELENIELRSLLPQ, from the coding sequence ATGAACTATCATCTTTTCATCTGCCTGTCAATCATTTCTCTTGCCCTTTTTTCCTGCGGAGAAGGTCCTACATCAAATACCCAACAAATGCCATCTGCGCAGGAATTAATAGACAAAGCGATCAGCTTGCATGGAGGAGAGCTCTATGACTATTCAGACATCAGCCTGAGCTTTCGGAATAAAAATTACCGTTCCCAAAGAGAAGGAGGGAAGTTTCATTACGAAAGAAGTTTTGAAGAAGAGGGGGCGCAGTATGTAGATCTGATGAATTCGGATAGTTTCGAAAGGAAGATCAATGGCGAAGTTGTAGCAGTGCCTGATACGATGGTCAGAAAATACCGAAATTCCATCAACAGTGTCTGGTATTTCGCCCTATTACCTTACAAACTCAATGATGCAGCCGTACATAAAAAATACCTGGGTCTATCTGAGATTGAGGGTAAATCCTATCATAAGGTAGAAGTTACTTTTCAGGAAGAAGGTGGAGGAGAAGATCACCAGGATATTTTCGTTTATTTCATCGATACCCAATCAGGGACCATGGATCATCTTGCCTACAGTTATGAAACAGATGGGGGAGGGCTGAGATTTCGGAAAGGATATAATTTCAGAGAAGTAAACGGGATGCGCTTTGCAGACTATGTAAACTTTAAAGGTGATCCCAAAAAAGATGTGAGAGATATCGACAAAGCCTACTTTAATCAAGAACTGGATACTCTTTCTCTGATTGAGTTGGAAAATATTGAGCTAAGATCTCTTTTGCCACAGTAG
- a CDS encoding acyltransferase: MSDYFVHESAVVDEGAIIGKGSKIWHFCHIMKGASLGEGCKLGQNVFVGDGVHLGNNVKIQNNVSVYAGVTCEDDVFLGPSMVFTNVRNPRSAVVRQGQYAETYLERGVSIGANATIVCGVRLGAFCFIGAGAVVTQNVPAYALLVGNPARQLGWMSEYGHRLEFDEEAKASCPESGEIYLLEANSVRKIS; encoded by the coding sequence ATGTCTGATTACTTTGTTCACGAATCTGCTGTAGTTGATGAAGGCGCTATAATAGGAAAAGGTAGCAAGATTTGGCATTTCTGCCACATTATGAAAGGGGCATCCTTAGGAGAAGGATGTAAACTTGGACAGAATGTATTTGTAGGAGATGGAGTCCATCTCGGCAATAATGTCAAAATCCAGAACAATGTTTCTGTCTATGCAGGAGTAACTTGCGAAGATGATGTCTTTTTGGGGCCTTCAATGGTTTTCACCAATGTCAGAAATCCTCGAAGTGCAGTAGTCAGGCAGGGGCAGTACGCTGAAACCTATTTAGAAAGAGGAGTGAGTATTGGAGCAAATGCCACCATCGTTTGTGGAGTAAGGCTAGGAGCTTTTTGTTTTATCGGAGCAGGAGCCGTTGTTACCCAGAATGTGCCGGCTTATGCTTTATTGGTTGGGAATCCCGCTCGACAATTAGGTTGGATGAGCGAATATGGACATCGCCTGGAGTTTGATGAAGAAGCAAAAGCCAGTTGCCCGGAAAGCGGAGAAATTTATCTACTCGAAGCCAATAGCGTTCGCAAAATTTCCTGA
- a CDS encoding Mrp/NBP35 family ATP-binding protein: protein MLFNKKNKGITREAVLAALSHVDDPDLKKDLVTLNMIQDIKIEDKKVEFKVVLTTPACPMKDAIQRACINAIHLMVDKEAEVHAIMTSQVSSDDSNQSLPNVKNIIAISSGKGGVGKSTVAANLAVALAQSGAKVGLIDADIYGPSMPIMFGFEGERPQLEKIGEKDMLIPFEKHGVKLMSIGVLVREGQAIVWRGPMASKALRQLIFDTNWGEIDYLLVDLPPGTGDIHLTLVQALSVTGAVVVTTPQKVAVSDARKGAEMFRSPQIQVPILGVVENMSFFIPDDAPEKRYPIFGEGGGQTLAQSMGTEMIGQIPMRQAIAENADAGKPVTVYKDGVLAKAYQDVAGSLAQRIAIRNAQQSPTKRVEIQRP from the coding sequence ATGCTTTTCAATAAGAAAAATAAAGGGATCACCCGCGAGGCTGTTTTAGCTGCTCTGAGTCATGTCGACGATCCGGATCTAAAGAAAGATCTGGTGACCTTAAACATGATACAGGACATAAAAATTGAAGACAAGAAAGTAGAGTTTAAAGTCGTACTCACTACTCCAGCTTGTCCCATGAAAGACGCTATCCAAAGGGCCTGTATAAATGCCATCCATCTGATGGTTGATAAAGAAGCAGAAGTGCATGCCATCATGACTTCTCAGGTAAGTAGCGATGATAGCAATCAAAGCTTACCCAATGTCAAAAACATAATTGCGATTTCTTCCGGCAAAGGAGGCGTAGGAAAATCTACCGTCGCGGCCAATCTGGCCGTTGCACTTGCACAGAGTGGAGCGAAAGTAGGGCTGATAGATGCCGATATCTATGGTCCGAGTATGCCGATCATGTTTGGATTTGAGGGAGAAAGGCCCCAACTGGAAAAGATCGGAGAAAAAGACATGCTTATTCCTTTTGAAAAACATGGGGTAAAGCTTATGTCTATTGGTGTGCTGGTTCGTGAGGGACAAGCCATTGTTTGGAGAGGGCCTATGGCTTCTAAGGCCTTGCGTCAATTGATCTTTGATACCAATTGGGGAGAAATCGACTACCTCCTGGTAGACCTTCCTCCGGGCACGGGAGACATTCACCTGACACTTGTGCAGGCATTATCTGTGACGGGAGCAGTCGTGGTTACGACTCCTCAGAAAGTAGCGGTTTCAGATGCACGCAAAGGAGCTGAGATGTTTCGCAGTCCACAAATCCAGGTTCCTATACTTGGCGTGGTAGAGAATATGTCCTTTTTTATTCCGGATGATGCCCCTGAGAAGAGGTATCCTATTTTTGGAGAAGGAGGCGGGCAAACACTCGCTCAGTCGATGGGTACGGAAATGATTGGCCAAATCCCCATGCGACAAGCCATTGCAGAAAACGCAGACGCAGGAAAACCCGTTACCGTTTATAAAGACGGAGTTCTGGCAAAAGCCTATCAGGACGTAGCAGGAAGTCTGGCTCAACGTATAGCTATCAGGAACGCTCAACAATCTCCAACCAAGAGAGTTGAGATTCAAAGACCTTAA
- a CDS encoding NifU family protein, whose amino-acid sequence MIVQEELKNRIETALDSIRPYLVSDGGDVKIHQIREDGVLELILLGNCESCSMSQMTMTAGIEQVVFRVAPEIHKVEAVTPE is encoded by the coding sequence ATGATCGTACAAGAAGAATTGAAAAACCGGATCGAAACTGCTTTAGATAGCATCAGGCCTTATCTGGTTTCTGATGGAGGGGATGTAAAAATTCACCAGATCAGAGAGGATGGAGTACTGGAATTGATTCTGCTCGGAAATTGTGAATCCTGCAGCATGAGCCAAATGACCATGACCGCAGGTATCGAACAAGTGGTATTTCGGGTTGCTCCGGAGATCCATAAAGTAGAAGCTGTTACCCCCGAATAA
- a CDS encoding helix-turn-helix transcriptional regulator, with product MSEKLDVQKALFQKVKEKLPTHTSLVDEIAERLSISSDGVYRRLRNETPLRLDEAAKLCQEFNISLDEIVQENQNHSIVFQPTGIRNGALQFEEYLHGLLGLFTEIQNKGVKSSLYAAKDIPVFHLYQFPELALFKMFFWRKTIYNDPELNGKQFELNINDESQDRCISLCKQIAEKYALIPSTEIWNEETSYSFVKQIGYYYEAGLFKRKQDAILLCEQVEALFVHLKKEAELGYKFMADNPPESRVKNFWLYYNDLILIDNVIVVDFEDFRQAFLIYNSIDYLSTRNPVFAEEVKIWLENITRKSELISEVAERMRNKFFMKTQRKIEGLKEILAQ from the coding sequence ATGTCAGAGAAGTTGGATGTACAGAAAGCGCTATTTCAAAAAGTAAAAGAAAAGCTGCCTACCCATACCTCCCTGGTAGATGAAATCGCTGAACGCTTAAGTATAAGCAGTGATGGAGTCTATCGTCGCTTGAGGAATGAAACCCCATTACGATTGGATGAAGCCGCAAAGCTTTGCCAGGAGTTCAATATCTCCCTGGATGAAATCGTACAGGAAAATCAAAACCACTCCATTGTATTTCAACCTACCGGAATCCGAAATGGAGCCCTACAATTTGAGGAATACCTTCATGGTCTTCTGGGCTTATTTACAGAAATCCAGAACAAAGGAGTGAAATCCAGCCTCTATGCTGCCAAAGATATTCCAGTCTTTCATCTCTATCAGTTCCCTGAGCTCGCCTTATTCAAGATGTTTTTCTGGAGAAAAACCATTTACAATGATCCGGAACTGAATGGTAAACAGTTTGAATTGAATATCAATGATGAAAGCCAGGATCGATGCATTTCTCTTTGCAAACAAATCGCGGAAAAATATGCCCTGATCCCAAGTACGGAGATTTGGAATGAAGAAACCTCTTATAGCTTTGTCAAACAGATCGGCTATTATTATGAAGCCGGCTTATTTAAAAGAAAGCAGGATGCTATCTTACTCTGCGAACAGGTAGAGGCTCTTTTTGTACATCTTAAAAAGGAAGCGGAGCTTGGCTATAAATTTATGGCTGATAATCCTCCCGAGTCTCGTGTAAAGAATTTCTGGCTATACTATAATGACCTCATTTTAATTGACAATGTGATCGTAGTTGATTTTGAGGATTTCCGCCAGGCCTTCCTGATTTACAATTCCATCGATTACCTCAGCACCCGAAACCCTGTGTTTGCAGAAGAAGTGAAAATCTGGTTGGAAAATATTACCCGAAAATCTGAATTGATCAGTGAGGTCGCGGAACGCATGCGCAACAAATTCTTCATGAAAACCCAAAGAAAAATAGAAGGTCTCAAAGAAATTCTTGCTCAGTAA
- a CDS encoding DUF3179 domain-containing protein translates to MNRGNIQIILGCIFLLFSACEGEGPISNPDYVSPFDQWIIPVEDVFDAGVGKDGIPSLDDPKFSMPEEINPAFDDVLVLGIEHEGELKAYPFSMLNWHEIINDEINGKEIAITYCPLTGTGIGWDRRIDGFLTSYGVSGLLFNTNLMPYDRRTGSTWSQQRLECVNGPLRGRIPQTYTLIETTFKTWKKSFPNSKILNADTDFDIRYIEYPYGNYLEEEELFFFPVEPLDRRLPLKERVLGVMEENAQRAYRFNDVGQGMEVIQDTLDDKALLIVRSQLDNINAAFYPIAGRSYSALEDDFPRIVKDDAGNYYDLAGRIIEGPDVGQKLERPLSFIGYWFSWGAFYPAIEIY, encoded by the coding sequence ATGAATAGAGGCAACATACAAATTATTTTAGGCTGTATCTTCCTGCTTTTCAGTGCTTGCGAAGGTGAAGGCCCTATCAGCAATCCTGACTATGTTTCCCCCTTTGATCAGTGGATCATTCCTGTGGAGGATGTCTTTGATGCAGGAGTAGGGAAAGATGGAATTCCCTCTTTGGATGATCCAAAATTTAGCATGCCGGAAGAAATCAATCCTGCTTTTGATGATGTACTCGTATTAGGAATTGAGCATGAAGGAGAACTAAAAGCCTATCCTTTTTCTATGTTGAACTGGCATGAGATCATCAATGATGAGATCAATGGAAAGGAAATAGCCATTACCTATTGTCCTCTTACCGGAACGGGTATTGGCTGGGATCGTCGGATCGACGGATTCCTTACCTCCTATGGAGTATCCGGACTACTTTTCAATACCAACCTTATGCCCTACGACCGACGTACGGGAAGTACCTGGTCCCAACAAAGGTTGGAATGTGTGAATGGCCCTTTACGTGGACGCATTCCCCAAACCTATACCTTAATTGAGACAACATTTAAAACCTGGAAAAAGTCCTTTCCTAATTCCAAAATCCTCAATGCAGATACCGATTTCGACATTCGATATATAGAATATCCCTATGGGAACTATTTAGAGGAAGAAGAGCTCTTTTTCTTTCCGGTTGAACCTTTGGACAGAAGACTGCCCCTGAAAGAGAGAGTTTTGGGCGTGATGGAAGAAAATGCGCAGCGGGCTTACCGCTTCAATGATGTAGGGCAGGGGATGGAAGTGATTCAGGATACGCTGGATGATAAAGCTTTGCTAATTGTGCGTTCTCAACTAGACAATATCAATGCTGCCTTTTATCCCATTGCAGGACGTAGTTATTCCGCTTTAGAAGATGATTTCCCTCGCATAGTGAAAGATGATGCCGGCAACTACTACGATCTGGCAGGAAGGATTATAGAAGGACCAGATGTCGGACAGAAACTGGAAAGACCCTTATCCTTTATAGGATATTGGTTTTCCTGGGGAGCATTTTATCCAGCTATTGAGATTTACTGA